A single Paenibacillus sp. FSL R5-0517 DNA region contains:
- a CDS encoding molybdopterin oxidoreductase family protein, translated as MIDQENGVFAAVCPLDCPDTCGLLLHKENGKIVKVAGNPDHPITKGAICNKVRNMTERVYHPERLQYPMRRVGAKGEGKFERISWDEAIREITTKFTALSETYGSESILPYSFYGNMGILGVDGMDRRFFNALGASVLEQTICNAAGNTGWKYTMGANHGTVPEDTEHADLILVWGGNIVSTNMHQVVLAEKARKKGAQIVVIDVHRNRTAQWGDWFIPLYPGTDSALALGLMHVLFERGLTDEAFMQEYTVGHEALRDHVRSYTPERVARITGVPEETIVKLAEMYGNAQAAHIHIGNGLQHHDNGGMNVRSVACLPAITGQWLKQGGGAVRTNSYASTNSDALERPELRQNPEPRVVNMNRIGEAMLEAEQPIRAMMVYCSNPLVVAPDTERVERGFAREDLFTVVHDLFMTDTAKYADILLPATSSFEATDLYASYWHQYVHLQEPVIAPIGESKSNVELFSLLGQAMGYDPAIFGETPEQMIEDALQGTGNPYMNGVTLEELKEHRFVKLDMSSHAAFLDQLPTPSGKIELYSETMEQRGLPPLPTYSALIEGYDGENPAGPADTYPLMFLSPPNHNFLNSTFGNSAKHQRLEKMPLLQMHPEDASRRNVEDGDAVVVWNDRGRIELTAKVSEAMLPGTVISQGLWWDGDGKKQRANSLTSNRLSDMGNGATFFSATVEVKRQ; from the coding sequence ATGATCGATCAGGAGAATGGGGTATTTGCAGCGGTATGCCCGCTCGATTGTCCAGACACTTGTGGTCTGTTACTACATAAAGAGAACGGTAAAATTGTGAAGGTGGCAGGCAATCCGGACCATCCGATAACCAAGGGTGCCATTTGTAATAAAGTTAGAAATATGACGGAGCGGGTATATCACCCCGAGCGTCTGCAATATCCGATGAGACGTGTTGGAGCCAAGGGTGAAGGCAAGTTCGAACGAATCAGTTGGGATGAAGCAATCAGGGAGATTACGACCAAGTTCACTGCATTGTCCGAGACCTACGGATCGGAGAGCATCCTGCCCTACAGCTTCTACGGTAACATGGGCATTCTCGGCGTAGACGGCATGGATCGACGGTTCTTCAATGCACTAGGTGCAAGTGTGCTGGAGCAGACGATCTGTAATGCCGCCGGAAATACGGGCTGGAAATATACGATGGGCGCCAACCATGGAACGGTGCCAGAAGATACGGAGCATGCAGATCTTATTCTGGTATGGGGCGGCAATATCGTCAGTACGAATATGCACCAGGTCGTTTTGGCGGAGAAAGCACGCAAGAAGGGCGCCCAGATCGTCGTAATCGACGTTCATCGCAATCGTACCGCTCAATGGGGAGACTGGTTTATTCCGCTGTACCCGGGCACAGACAGCGCACTGGCGCTCGGATTGATGCATGTGCTGTTTGAACGGGGACTGACGGATGAAGCATTTATGCAAGAGTATACGGTAGGACACGAGGCACTACGTGATCATGTCCGCAGTTACACCCCTGAACGCGTTGCGCGCATTACTGGTGTGCCGGAGGAGACCATTGTGAAGCTGGCCGAAATGTATGGTAACGCACAGGCAGCCCATATTCACATCGGCAATGGCCTCCAGCACCATGATAATGGGGGCATGAATGTGCGTAGCGTAGCTTGTCTGCCTGCCATTACAGGGCAATGGCTGAAGCAAGGCGGCGGTGCCGTGCGTACCAACAGCTACGCGAGCACGAATAGCGATGCGCTGGAACGTCCGGAACTGCGGCAGAATCCGGAGCCGCGAGTGGTGAACATGAACCGGATTGGTGAAGCGATGCTGGAAGCGGAGCAGCCGATCCGGGCCATGATGGTCTACTGCAGCAACCCACTGGTGGTGGCACCGGATACCGAACGAGTGGAGCGAGGTTTTGCAAGGGAAGATCTGTTCACGGTTGTGCATGATCTGTTCATGACGGATACGGCAAAATATGCAGATATCTTGTTGCCGGCCACCTCTTCATTTGAAGCGACGGACCTGTATGCCTCCTATTGGCATCAGTATGTTCATCTGCAAGAGCCGGTGATTGCACCGATTGGAGAGAGCAAGAGCAATGTGGAACTGTTTTCTCTGCTTGGGCAGGCCATGGGGTACGATCCCGCAATCTTCGGAGAAACGCCGGAACAGATGATTGAGGACGCACTTCAGGGCACAGGCAACCCCTACATGAATGGAGTCACGTTGGAAGAACTGAAGGAACACCGATTCGTGAAGCTGGATATGTCGTCACATGCTGCATTTCTGGATCAGCTGCCTACGCCTTCAGGGAAAATTGAATTGTATTCGGAGACGATGGAACAGCGAGGGCTTCCGCCGCTCCCTACCTATAGCGCTCTGATTGAAGGATATGATGGGGAGAATCCGGCTGGACCTGCCGATACGTATCCGCTGATGTTCCTATCACCGCCGAACCATAATTTCCTGAACTCCACCTTTGGCAATTCAGCCAAACACCAGCGTTTGGAAAAGATGCCTCTTTTGCAAATGCATCCTGAGGACGCTAGCCGCAGAAACGTGGAGGATGGAGATGCAGTAGTCGTATGGAATGATCGTGGGCGTATCGAACTTACCGCCAAGGTGAGTGAAGCCATGCTGCCGGGAACCGTCATCAGCCAAGGCTTATGGTGGGATGGTGACGGCAAGAAGCAGCGAGCGAATTCACTGACGTCCAATCGCTTGTCGGACATGGGCAACGGGGCTACCTTCTTCTCGGCCACTGTCGAAGTGAAGCGTCAATGA
- a CDS encoding ABC transporter ATP-binding protein, with amino-acid sequence MFRLETTKLDIAYEERLIVEDLNIQIPQGKITALVGANGSGKSTILKTMARIMSPKAGNVLLDGKSIHKQSTREVAKQLAILPQNPTAPEGLTVTELVSYGRFPYQKGFGSMRAEDKRMIEWAIEVTGMTEFHDRPIDQLSGGQRQRAWIAMALAQETDILFLDEPTTFLDMAHQLEVLQLLEQLNATANRTIVMVVHDLNHASRYAHHMIGIKKGKAIAQGSPVEVMNSDVLREVFNIEADIVIDPRSGVPLCLPYALAGERQQPKQPEQMVMNSAMVHAGGRTEQRVQALGS; translated from the coding sequence ATGTTTCGTCTGGAGACGACCAAGCTGGATATCGCTTATGAGGAAAGACTAATTGTAGAGGATCTGAATATTCAGATTCCCCAAGGAAAAATTACAGCACTTGTTGGAGCCAATGGATCAGGGAAGTCAACCATCCTGAAAACGATGGCACGTATTATGTCACCAAAAGCAGGTAATGTATTACTCGACGGGAAGTCCATCCATAAACAATCCACGCGTGAAGTTGCCAAGCAACTTGCGATTTTGCCACAGAATCCAACCGCTCCTGAAGGACTTACCGTTACTGAACTGGTATCGTATGGTCGATTTCCTTATCAAAAAGGATTTGGCTCCATGCGGGCGGAAGACAAACGCATGATTGAATGGGCGATTGAAGTGACAGGTATGACAGAGTTCCACGATCGTCCGATTGATCAACTGTCCGGTGGACAGCGTCAGCGTGCCTGGATTGCCATGGCACTTGCTCAAGAGACGGATATCCTGTTCCTGGACGAGCCAACAACGTTCCTGGATATGGCTCACCAGCTTGAAGTACTGCAACTGCTTGAGCAGCTGAATGCCACAGCTAACCGTACCATTGTTATGGTTGTACATGACTTGAATCATGCTTCCCGTTATGCACATCACATGATTGGTATCAAAAAAGGTAAAGCCATTGCTCAGGGTTCACCTGTGGAAGTCATGAACTCGGATGTGCTTCGTGAAGTATTCAACATTGAAGCAGATATCGTGATTGATCCGCGTTCCGGTGTACCACTCTGCTTGCCCTACGCACTTGCAGGCGAACGCCAGCAACCGAAACAACCGGAGCAGATGGTTATGAACAGTGCAATGGTTCATGCTGGAGGACGGACAGAACAGCGCGTTCAAGCGTTAGGAAGTTAA
- a CDS encoding FAD-dependent oxidoreductase, with product MKIAVIGCTHAGTAAIVNTAKLYPDATITVYERNDNISFLSCGIALYVGGVVKDPDGLFYSSPNQLAELGVETKMLHEVTAVDAKGHTLQAKNLQTGEEFEDTFDKLIVTTGSWPVVPKLEGIEMDNILLCKNYNHSNTIIEKAKDAKRVTVVGAGYIGVELVEAFQMNGKEVTLIDSVDRILNKYLDPEFTDAIEDTLTGRGIKLALGQTVQKFTGENGKVTKVITSKGEFETDLVILCIGFRPNTELLKGQVDMLPNGAIIVDKYMQTSQKDVFAAGDSCAIHYNPTGKASYIPLATNAVRMGTLVARNLVRPTTPYMGTQGTSGIKIYEQNIAGTGMTETSAADEGLIVESVVLEDSYRPEFMPTAEKLLLKVVYEQATRRIVGAQVMSQVDLTQSINTISVCIQNNMTVDELAFIDFFFQPHYNKPWNFLNTAGLQALPPIEVKAPAMV from the coding sequence ATGAAAATCGCAGTTATCGGATGTACACATGCAGGGACCGCAGCCATCGTAAATACCGCTAAATTGTACCCGGATGCTACCATCACCGTGTATGAGCGCAATGACAACATCTCCTTCCTATCTTGTGGCATTGCGCTCTACGTAGGTGGGGTTGTGAAAGATCCTGACGGCTTGTTCTATTCTTCGCCTAATCAGTTGGCAGAGCTTGGTGTTGAGACCAAGATGCTTCATGAAGTTACAGCAGTTGATGCCAAAGGCCATACCCTTCAGGCTAAAAACCTGCAAACCGGGGAAGAATTTGAAGATACGTTTGACAAACTGATCGTGACCACTGGTTCATGGCCTGTCGTTCCGAAGCTTGAAGGCATTGAGATGGACAACATTTTACTTTGCAAAAACTACAATCATTCCAACACAATTATTGAAAAAGCCAAAGATGCCAAACGTGTTACCGTTGTAGGTGCCGGATATATCGGCGTTGAATTGGTGGAAGCTTTCCAGATGAATGGCAAGGAAGTTACCCTGATCGACAGTGTGGACCGGATTTTGAACAAATACCTGGATCCTGAGTTCACAGATGCAATTGAAGATACGCTGACTGGACGCGGCATCAAGCTGGCTCTTGGTCAAACGGTACAGAAGTTTACTGGAGAGAATGGCAAAGTGACCAAGGTGATCACGTCCAAAGGAGAGTTCGAAACCGATCTGGTGATTCTATGCATTGGTTTCCGTCCAAATACCGAGCTGCTCAAAGGCCAAGTGGATATGCTGCCAAACGGCGCAATCATCGTGGATAAATATATGCAAACGAGTCAAAAAGACGTCTTCGCTGCGGGTGACAGCTGTGCTATTCATTACAACCCGACAGGCAAAGCATCTTACATTCCACTGGCAACCAACGCCGTGCGGATGGGTACACTTGTAGCCCGTAACCTGGTTCGTCCTACGACACCGTATATGGGTACACAAGGAACATCGGGTATCAAAATATATGAGCAAAATATTGCTGGTACGGGGATGACGGAAACGTCTGCTGCTGACGAAGGTCTGATTGTGGAGTCGGTAGTACTGGAAGACAGCTATCGTCCGGAGTTCATGCCAACGGCGGAGAAACTGTTGCTCAAAGTGGTATATGAGCAGGCTACTCGTCGGATCGTTGGAGCACAGGTGATGTCTCAGGTTGATCTGACCCAATCGATTAATACGATCTCGGTCTGCATCCAAAACAATATGACCGTAGATGAGCTGGCCTTCATCGACTTCTTCTTCCAGCCACACTACAACAAACCGTGGAACTTCCTGAACACGGCGGGTCTGCAAGCACTGCCTCCAATAGAAGTAAAAGCACCAGCAATGGTGTAA
- a CDS encoding glutathione peroxidase produces MSVYSYQAVTTANQEVSLDLYQGKVLIIANTASKCGLTPQYGELQKLYDRYRDQGLVVLGFPCNQFGGQEPGTSEEAESFCQINYGVNFPVFAKVDVNGEDTHPLFQYLKEQQPGAGETSDIQWNFTKFLVNREGEVVGRVEPKESPETMIADIEKLLG; encoded by the coding sequence ATGTCCGTATATTCATATCAAGCGGTAACCACCGCGAACCAGGAAGTCTCACTGGATCTGTATCAAGGTAAGGTATTGATCATTGCCAATACAGCTAGCAAGTGTGGACTTACTCCGCAATACGGTGAATTGCAAAAACTCTATGATCGTTATCGCGATCAGGGTCTCGTTGTACTGGGTTTCCCTTGTAACCAGTTTGGAGGGCAGGAGCCAGGTACAAGCGAGGAAGCCGAGTCATTTTGCCAAATTAACTATGGTGTGAATTTCCCGGTGTTTGCCAAGGTAGATGTGAATGGTGAGGATACACATCCCCTGTTCCAATACCTCAAGGAGCAACAACCTGGCGCAGGTGAAACGAGCGACATCCAATGGAACTTTACCAAGTTCCTTGTTAACCGTGAAGGTGAAGTGGTCGGTCGTGTTGAACCGAAAGAATCTCCGGAGACAATGATCGCAGATATTGAGAAATTGCTCGGTTAA
- a CDS encoding formate/nitrite transporter family protein has product MAAKTPLEVAQYTAQTGMKKAQNPVSSVLVLSFLAGAFIALGFLLDIRVIASAPAEWGSLVNLIGAAVFPVGLMLVLIGGGELLTGNMMAVPLATIARKLSVGSMLKNLTLVTIGNFVGALFVAYAFGHVLGLTGEGVYLAKVVDMAGHKLHDGFLQAFISGIGCNWLVALAVWLSYASDTMSGKVLGIWFPTMAFVAIGFQHVVANMFLIPAAIFEGHYSWGQYVMNFIPVWLGNLTGGALFVAAAYWVVYLRQAEPKVKPEVATSIEPVETEARVMLSKQA; this is encoded by the coding sequence ATGGCAGCAAAAACACCTCTTGAGGTTGCTCAATATACGGCGCAAACAGGCATGAAGAAGGCTCAAAATCCGGTGTCTTCTGTACTGGTGCTTAGTTTTCTGGCAGGTGCTTTTATTGCGCTGGGTTTTCTACTGGATATTCGGGTGATTGCATCTGCGCCGGCAGAGTGGGGAAGCTTGGTTAATCTGATCGGTGCGGCGGTGTTCCCGGTTGGATTGATGCTAGTACTCATAGGTGGTGGAGAGCTGCTGACAGGTAACATGATGGCTGTTCCGCTCGCGACGATTGCTCGAAAGTTATCCGTAGGTAGCATGTTGAAAAATCTAACATTAGTGACGATTGGTAACTTTGTTGGAGCTTTGTTTGTCGCGTACGCGTTTGGACATGTGCTTGGTCTGACTGGAGAGGGGGTATATCTGGCTAAAGTGGTGGATATGGCTGGTCACAAGTTGCATGACGGATTCCTGCAGGCTTTTATCTCCGGTATCGGCTGTAACTGGTTGGTCGCGTTGGCCGTGTGGCTATCTTATGCATCGGATACGATGAGTGGCAAGGTACTGGGCATTTGGTTTCCAACGATGGCGTTTGTGGCCATTGGATTCCAGCACGTTGTGGCTAATATGTTCCTTATCCCTGCGGCAATCTTTGAAGGGCATTATTCGTGGGGCCAATATGTAATGAATTTCATTCCGGTATGGCTTGGGAATCTGACTGGAGGTGCTCTGTTTGTAGCTGCAGCCTATTGGGTGGTGTACCTGCGCCAAGCTGAGCCTAAAGTGAAACCAGAGGTAGCGACGTCAATTGAACCTGTGGAGACGGAGGCTAGAGTGATGTTGAGCAAGCAGGCGTAG